The genomic DNA GTCCAAATAGGGCGAGGAGCCGGGGACACGCAGCTTCAGACCCTTCATGTCATCGGGGGTCTTGATCGGCTTCTTGCCAAGAACGTGACGCATACCGGCAGTAAAGCTGACATTGATGCAGTGAATGTTCACGGCGTCGAGATTGGCGACGATTTCGTCGAACAGGTCGGTGTCATAGAAACGCACGCACTCCTCGGCGGAATCAAACACGAAACCTGCCTGAATGGCGCAGGCATCGGGATAGTAATCTTCCCACTGGCTGAAGGCGGTTACATATAGCAGAGGAGCATCGCTTCTGATTGCCTCAACGGCATCAGCGGGGGTACCAAGCGTATTGTTGGGATAGACCTTCAGGTCGATGGCACCGTTGGAACGCTCAGAAATACGCTGGGCGGCGGCCTTCAATTCAAAGTTGACCTGATCCATATCACTGTAGGCGTTGGACAAGCTAATGACGATGGGCTTGGTGGCTTCTTTATTGCTGGTGCTGGCTTCGGGTGTGCTGGCGCTGGCGCTGACAGCGGAGGCTTCGGTCTTGCTGCCGCAGGCCGCCAGACTCAGCGACATGGTCAGAGCTAGTACAAGTGCAAACAACTTTTTCATACATTTAACCTCTCTTCTATTTTTGCGTATACGCCGTACTAAAGTTTTGATGAATAGAGAGCCCCCCTTTTCCTGCCGGTTTATTATGAAATATCTTAGTGATTCTCCTCGTGCCAAACGAGTTGTTTAAACCGCGATGTCAATGCTATGGTAAAAAGAGTGATTCAACAGAACGTCATATGATCGTATTTGACGGAGCTGAGGCTACGCTAGCAAACTTAGTTATTACAAATAACGATGTGCTCAAGTTCGGCTATGACCTCATCAGACAAGGTATCCAGCAGCCCCAGATCCCAAACCATCTGGAGGATGGTATAACGGGCGCGAACCTCCTTGCAGTACAGGAAGGTTTGCCTGAGTAGGTCGTCTTCCACGCCGATTTCGCTGGGTAAGCAGGGGGAATTTAGAGAGCGCAGGATGCCCATAATTTCCTCGGAGGAGGGCAGGCCAGACAACAATGCCATAATCTCGTCCCAGTGAGCCTCTATGGTGTCGATACGAGCTAGGCGGGCGGTAGTCTCGTTCTTCTGAGCCTTGGCTTCCATAGCAATGACGCCCTCTGCGGCGGGGCCGTAGGCTGTATGAATGGCATCCTCCCAGGCAGCTTGCTCATAAGACTTAGCCGCAACGCGGGCAGCATCGAAGTCTACATCAGCCTTCCGTAGTTTCTCCACCAGTTTAAGAATGAGTACGGTGCCTACACCCACCTGAGTGCCGTGGGGTACAGGGCGTTTGCCTGCCTGTTCAAAAATCATTTCCCAGTAGTGGGACATATGGTGTTCACAGCCGGAAGCGGGGCGGGAGTTGCCGTATAAGCTCATGGCCACACCGGCCAGGACTAGGCCTTCCATGATATTGCCCAGCGTCTCGGGGTCTCGCTCCGTGGCTTTGTCGGCACTGGTCAGCACTTTCTGGACGCAGCTTTCCACTAATTCCACGATGTTGTTGCAATAGTGCTCACCGTTGATGACCTTGGCCAATTTCCAATCACACAGGCAGGTGAACTTGCCTAACAGGTCACCTAGACCCGCGGCGATCATACGGTAGGGGGCACCCTTTAGTATCTCGGTGTCGCCAATGATGGCGGTAGGAGTGTGGGCGTCGAACGTGGTCTTCAGGTGATTGACCTGGATGGCGGCGATGCTGGAGGCAAAGCCGTCCATGGGAGCGGCGGTAGCCACGGTAAAAAAGGGACGGCCCATCTTAAAACTGAAGTAACGGGTCATGTCGTTGATTGTGCCGGTGCCTACGGCCACCATTAGGTCACAATCCATAGGCATGTTGATGGCTAGCTCACCTAAAGTAGCCTCGTCAAAACCCAGGTGGGACAGCTGGATGATTTTATGCTGGATACCGGCATCCCTCAGAATTTTTACACATTTCTCGCCAGCGATACCATAAGTGATGGGGTCGCTAATGAGGTACAGGCTCTTGAAGCCCATCGCCTTGACAAGATTGGGCAAATCATTCAGGGTGTCCTTGCCCATGCGTACAGCCGACAGGGCAGCATAATGTTCCTTGCCGCAGTCGCAAGTAAAGCGCTGATCCAGATACGCATTCAATTCCATCGGTTTCTTTGGCATTTTCATATCATTAGCCTCCTGCATAATGGCTGTGTTCCAATAGAGTCAGTATGAATATAGATTGCAGTATAAAATTGACGCAATCTTCCAACCTTACATAGTTTTTCGCTAATGCTAACGCAGATTTGAGGTGCACTTAATTCAGTTAAGTATGAGCGCCATAAATGCTTATATTTTCTTTATCAATGATAGCTTTTTGGTAAAAGCTATGCAAACGTAATTTTTAAGACGCTGTTTTTGCATTATTTCGTACAAATAAGTAAAATGTTTAGTAAATAATTTACTGAATAATTCTGACATTCAAAATTTTGAAAATTGTCGCGTCTTTTTTCTATTTCTATCTTTTTTTTAATATAAATACTGTGCTAGAAATGGTAAATAGTTTAGTAAATAATTTATTAGGGAGCCTGATTTTATAAAACTTTCTCTGTTTTGCACATATAAAAAGCCGGGAAACAGTGCAATGTTCCTCGGCTTTTTATTAATAATTAATCGCTAATCGTTTTTTAATTGAGTTGAATTCTTTTTCTCCCTGGGGCCTGTGCTCTTTCGGATAATGAGTTTTGGGAAATACTCTACACGGGTAATTCCGTCCGGACTATCTTCAAGCTCAGAAAGATGATTTCCGCCCTCAATCTTGCGAACCAAAATGTCCACAGCCTCTCGGCCTGACTGCCTTGCATAGCTTTCTACTGAAGTCAATGAAATCCCCTTGTATTTTGAGACGCTTGTGTTGTCACAACCACATACCGAATAATCATCAGGAATTCGCTTCCCCGCATCGATGATCGCATCCATAACACCAATGGCTATCATGTCATTGACCGCAACGAACGCCGTCACATCTTCATTGCGTTCAATCAACCGTTTGGCCATCAAATAGCCTAGCTCATATCCTTCAGGTACAACTTTTGCCTCCGCCAATTCCAGTTCAGGTGAGCAGGCCATTACGCTTTGAATCGGATTGAGATCGTGGGCCTTGTATACTGATCGTAACCCTTCTAACCGGCGAATCCGGGTTACCTGTTTTGTCTCGAAGGTGGATGTGATAAAAGCTATTCGCTCATGACCAAGTTTAATCAGATATTCACCGATGATAGTTCCCACACGGAAACCGTCTAACTCAAGAATATCTGCGTTATTATGTACGCCTTTGTCGTAGATATGGATGACAGGCTTTGACCACCCCACCTGTTGCAACAACATATTATTTTCCGTCGGGTAGAGGAAAAACACACCCGCAAAAGGAAATTGGCTGCAAATCTGTATAATGCGGGTTTCCTGCGGTATCTCACGGAATGTGTCAAACGCTAACAAGGAGTAACCTAACTCCTTAGCTCTGCGCTGCATTGCCTCCACCATATGCACATAGTATAAATTTGAAAGTGTTGGTGTAATGGCAACCAATACTTTTTCGTCAAGTGCCGCTGATTTGAAGGCGCCATTTCGAACATAGCCCAACTCATTACAGGCATCTATAACGCGGCGACAGGTCCTCTCAGGAAACTTACTACTGCTTTTCCCGTTCAGAATCATTGATACTGTGGCAGCAGAAACGCCCGCACGCTTTGCCACATCTTTGGCAGTAACTCTTACTTTTTTAATAGCACCCACCACCTTATATTTTTGATTATATCGCAAATTCAAGGAAAATAAAACCCCAAAACGCAGCTTTGAACGGCACCTCATCTTTTGCTTAATTAGTTTAGAAAACATATGCCCCCACACCCCCTCGCTTGTGTGTGGCGTGGGGTTTAGAAAGTTTTCGAGTTATCAAAATAATAGGGCGGTATTGCGGTGATAAGACCCCAAGAGAGAGCCTATCCGAACTAAATCGAGTTGATAGGATGCTAAATGCTAATTTAGTGGGCTAAGAGCAGCTGCAAAAAAATATCAGCCGGAGGGTTATCCTCCGGCTGGCGGGTAAAGAAGCTTATTTCTTTTTAAAAACGGCGTTGATGCTTCTGGGGCCGTAAATGGCGTCAAAAGTGAAGGTGGCGGTATCACCACAATTGATACTATTGGGAACAGCTTTTCCATCCACCTGAATGTAGTAGATGGTGTAGCCTTCGTTTGCGGTGACGGTGTATTTTTGGCTTATACTACCGGGTCTGAAGATTTTTTGACCTGGTTCGGTTATGCTACCGCCCTCGCCTGCGGTGGCGGTAATGGGAAGATAAAGCAGATTTTTGTGGGATTTAGTCCTTTTGCCGCCACTGCTAAAGGTGGGGGGGATGATATAAGTGATATTGTAGGCTTTTTCGAAATTGGCTTGTATAGACGCAGTAAGTTCCTCGTCAGTTTTTGGCCAGGCGTCGTTCCACTTTGGAGCACAAGGGCTGTTGGCTTCGGAGGTGGCAAATACGAAAGGGTAAACTGGAATAACGTCATTTTCATCAGGTGCGCCGACAAGCAAGTACAACGAATTGGCGCCGGTTTTAATAGGGTTTACTGGTGTGGTGTAACCAACGATTTTTGAATCTTTTTGTAGAGAATACTTCACCTTATGCACCGTATCCCCACCCACTATACTAGGAGCTAAAAATTCCCATCCGTCCCCGTCATTTTTCAGTATAGCTATATGCTTGTCCTTCTGGGTATCATCAAAAGCCACCGCCCAGTAAGATGTTCCTGAACGACCGTTATACGCAAAAGCCGGCAGACCATTTAAGGTGGAAGGGGTCAACATATCCGTTATTGGTTCACCAGACGACGAATAAAAGTAAATGCCATCATTACAAATGTAGTCCCAATTAAAAACTTCTGCTTTGCCCTCCATTGTTCCGGTTAGTAGCTTTGACAAATCGGCGGGATTAGTTGCTGCAAATGCAGCAGTTGGAAGCGCAAGGAGAATAAGGGCAATTGCAAGTGTGAGAGACAATAGTTTTTTCATTCTAAGACTTCCTTTCATTATTAAAATATCGTTAATAGCTCTTTGGCTTTTAGTGTTTAATGATTGCTAATTTCTCCGCTTGTTAAACTTATAGAGAAAAAACGCATAAGGTAAGTTCCGAGACATAGAATGCTTTTCACTGCATGAACATAGGGCGAAAATTATACCTACTTTATTAACCCTAAGGCAATCTGTTAGAAAATGTTGTCATAAACCTGTGCGTGATAGATTTTTATTTATGGAATTGGCTTACCTGCCTGGCTACTTGGTGCGGTCAACGGTCAGCAGATCCATAAAGGTAGCGGCTGAAATCTCCAGAATCTCACTGCCGCCCCGATAAAATATCAAGCGGTATCCATCTGTCGCCACACTTCGGAATACATCTTGGTTGCGCAGTAACCCAAACTGCACCGATGACAGCCGCCTGTGCATATCTAAGCAAACCGTGCTGCCAGATTCCATTTCTATTTGAAGACAGCCGTCTTTCATGGGCGTTACTGCGCGAAAGATTCTACTGCTTTGCATGAAAAGTCTCCTTTCCAATTTGAATAGTGGTATAGCGGCATGGAAATTTCCAACATTGTGGGTATTTATTTTTAAAAAATAAAAACACCGTACAATAAGTGTACGACGTCTCTTTAGCGAAAGGATATCCCCCATCGGGTATTTATTTTTTAAATTCTCCTGCGCCCCTTAAATCTTTAAGCTATATATGCTGCACAGTATATCTTAAGATGGTTTTAAGTTTTTCTGGAGCTACTTTTGGTTGCTTATTACTTCAGTAGAGAACTTTGTGCTCTGAGGAGAGGTATAATTTTCAAAGTTAATAGGAGAATTAGCTTGTTTTTCTGCTGTTCTGGGGCCGATAGATGAGTTTTGCATAAAACCGGATTCGCGTTTGACATATTCATCCTCGGTAAATGACATAGCATCTTCGCTAGATTCTAAGGCTTGTTCTATCAAGGGATTAGAGGCATTATTTTCAGCTGTTTGTTCCTGTTCTTCCATATATCCAAGTCCTCCCATAAATGCGCCCAGCGCTGCCACTATAAGAAGCCAAGGATTTGTCGCAATTCCCAAAATAGAAAACGCAATAGCCGCTAAGCCTCCGACGGTAGCGGCGCCAGATAGTGCTCCTCCCAAGACGCCGTCTTCGCTGCCGCCTTCTATACCACCATTTTTTCTGAATCTACAACCAGTTGAGTTAAATCGTATTGTGCCTTATTCATTTTTTTAGTATTCCAAAGATGCTATTGTGGGATTTCGAGAATTCTTGTGCCGCCAATGCGGATATTTGGCCCCAGTCTAACACTTGTTCCATAAACGTATCTAACAACAACGATACACCATCCACGCTATTACTCTGCTCGTCACTCTGACGCGTAATGTAATCAAGATAATTTTCGGAAACTCGCTGATCGATTTCCAAAGTTTGGGCTGGTGTATCATTTGTAATTTCTTCCATTGTTTTTGCCCTTTCTATAGTATTATTTACTAAAATGTTTTAGTATTTGAATAGTAGATTTGAAAGGAGAAAACTATGTTAAAAGTAGTATTTCTGGGTTTGGATCTGCATCCTCTTAAAAATTTAATTAAGCCCGCCGGTCTTTTAAAGAATGAACGTGTTTATGGCTACTCTGCAGTAACCGATTTTATTGCTTCAATTGGTGAAGAAAACTTAGTTTCTACAAGTTATTTCACAAGATCTGACAATGTTGTTACGTGCGCAATTACATACCATGATAATGCACTTATAATATGTCCTCATTGTTCACGGGAACTAACCAATGCGTTTACGTTCTGCCCTCATTGAACATAATCTCACCAAATTATCGTAAGAACATATTGGGGGCGGCAAAAGAATTAGACCGTTTTTTACATACGAACTTGCATGGAAGAATCCCGAAGTATTTTAAAGAAATTCCGATTGAGGATATTACCGACCGGCTTCATAAGCTGATGGCATCTACTGATGCGACTTATGCCGCCTATACACAAGCTCCCGTCTATCAAAATGCTCTCGGCACAACTGTGACTATCGAAAATAGCCCCGTGACCAAATTGAAAAAATTTATTGCTAGCGTCAAAGATGAAAGTCCAACTGATATAAAACGCTCACCTGAATGGGATAGTAAATGGTATATTTACGAAGGGGATATTGTTAAAAAAGACGCGACGGGAAATATCCTTTTCGGCTATGTGGGGAAGGTTTTTGGTTATGACGATGAGTTTCTCTGCTTAGGGGCGGGCCTATACCAGATTTGGACCGGCCCGTGGCGTTTAGACTATGCAACAAGCTATGGCGACGATCCCTATGATACCAAGATGATTAGAAAAGGCATTGCCTATTATAATAAAACACATTAGAAAAGGGGATATGTGTGAAAAGACTTCTATGCGATAAAGCTAAAATAAAAAGGCTTCGTACTACGGCGCTGCTTCTGCTTTTCATAGCGTTTTGCTTTTATTTTTTCAGCGCGCAGAGATACAGGGGCGAAGAGCTTATCGGCACCTACCCTTCCCCAAACGGAACCTATATTTTGACAACCTATCTTAACAACGCAAGAAGTCTGACTGTTGACTTCGCTGTGCTTGGCCGGGTCAAGAACACCAGGACGCATCTGTCTAAAAACGTCTATTTTAAATACCACTGTAGTGTGGCTGATGTCCGATGGCCGGACGACACCACGGTGGTGATTAACGATGTGGTAATAAACGTCGGGAAGGATGTTTATAATGACGACGGTTACGAAGTCAAGCACTGGTGATTCCCCCACGAAAAGGAGGCGTCATGAGCTACTTCGCCTCTGCTCGGTTGAGATTGGGCGGTATGGTCAGGATTTTCCATCAGACAGAGGTGCTATATATGAACAAGGCATGGCTTAAAGAAAATAGGATTGTGTCATCATTATTATTGTACTACTTTTTACGCTAATGACGGTTTACAATCTCTTTTATAATACACAGCGCATCAAAGGGGAGGAAGTTATAGGCACATACCCTTCCCCAGGCGGTACTTATATTCTGACGGCCTATCTTAATAACAGAAACAGCCTGACCGTGGACTTTGCGATTCTCGGGCGGGTGAAAAATACCAGAACCCATTTGTCGCGGAATGTTTACTGGCAATACCATTAAAGAACCGCAGAGGTTGAATGTTAGATTAGACCACTGTTATTATAAACGATATAACTTTAAATGTTGAAACGCACGCTTATGATTACAGGGAGCATGATTATAAATAATGATAAAATAAAAGTGACCTTTAAGGTCGCTTTTTGTTTTGATAGAGATATTGATAATACGATTGATTACAGCTTTTCTAAAGACATAGACAGGAAAAATATAAAAACTGCCTAAGAATACAACGAACCCTCACTTGAATTTTAAGTGAGGGTTCGATTAAATATTGCGATAGAATAGATGCAGAGAATATTCAAAAGTTGCTTTAAACTTGAAATTAATTGACCATTGCAAGCCACATTCACTTTGATTATGCTAAAATTACAATCAGGAGGTAATATTTTGAAAGTGTTACATCCCTGATTGAACTTAGGAGGTGTATTGTTTTGGAAGATGCAATAGTGATTGCCTTTAGAGATAGGTATGGATATGTCGTTGGAACTGAAGACTATTTTTCCGCTCTAAATAAGGGGATTTTATCGGGCCTTATGGCAGATGATCGAAAGTACAATTATCGTGAAGCTTTGCGAAAATCAGCAGATAGAATACACCATATATTAGATGAGATTGATGCAGACCTCCTTTTTGGATATGTTGGCAAACTCTTTGGCTATCATGACGAATTTCTTAGTGCCGGAGCAGGTGCATATCAGATTAAAGAAGGCACTTGGGATTGGAGTTTTTGGCCCACCTACTTTGATGATCCTTATGACAATAAAATGATACGCAAGGGCATTGAATATTACAACAAAACACACTAGAAAGCTGGGGTTCATTTATGAAAAGAGCTATATTAAAAGCGATCAAAATAATATTGATCAGCTTTCTTACCTTGATTCTACTGTTTGTTGCTTTTTTACTTTATCATTCGAATATTCAAACTATTAAGGGTGATCAAGTCATAGGAACATATCCTTCACCTGATGGCACCTATATTGTTACCGCCTATCTGAACAGCGGTAATATGACAACGGACTTTGCAGTATTAGGACGTGTGAAAAATACAAAAACCAATAGATCAAGAAATATTTATTGGAAATATCACTGTAACTTTGCTTACGTGCGATGGTCAGATGAGGACACAGTTGTTATTAACGGTAT from Oscillospiraceae bacterium MB24-C1 includes the following:
- a CDS encoding polymorphic toxin type 44 domain-containing protein; this translates as MGAAKELDRFLHTNLHGRIPKYFKEIPIEDITDRLHKLMASTDATYAAYTQAPVYQNALGTTVTIENSPVTKLKKFIASVKDESPTDIKRSPEWDSKWYIYEGDIVKKDATGNILFGYVGKVFGYDDEFLCLGAGLYQIWTGPWRLDYATSYGDDPYDTKMIRKGIAYYNKTH
- a CDS encoding DUF5412 family protein gives rise to the protein MKRAILKAIKIILISFLTLILLFVAFLLYHSNIQTIKGDQVIGTYPSPDGTYIVTAYLNSGNMTTDFAVLGRVKNTKTNRSRNIYWKYHCNFAYVRWSDEDTVVINGIVLDVKKDTYKNLDY
- the dctP gene encoding TRAP transporter substrate-binding protein DctP; this translates as MARGESLRYFIINRQEKGGSLFIKTLVRRIRKNRREVKCMKKLFALVLALTMSLSLAACGSKTEASAVSASASTPEASTSNKEATKPIVISLSNAYSDMDQVNFELKAAAQRISERSNGAIDLKVYPNNTLGTPADAVEAIRSDAPLLYVTAFSQWEDYYPDACAIQAGFVFDSAEECVRFYDTDLFDEIVANLDAVNIHCINVSFTAGMRHVLGKKPIKTPDDMKGLKLRVPGSSPYLDCFNSLGASPMAMPSSEQVSALSAGTIDAVDQSISLMYSTKTYELVKEATLLAQMPLADGLYCSTTFWNSLPEEYRNIIEEELHTAGQNYYEYSMENEAIMRIDMEKAGVRFYEVDRAPFAALAKENVLKYEIGQKVLDTVAQIRADIAAGK
- a CDS encoding LacI family DNA-binding transcriptional regulator — encoded protein: MFSKLIKQKMRCRSKLRFGVLFSLNLRYNQKYKVVGAIKKVRVTAKDVAKRAGVSAATVSMILNGKSSSKFPERTCRRVIDACNELGYVRNGAFKSAALDEKVLVAITPTLSNLYYVHMVEAMQRRAKELGYSLLAFDTFREIPQETRIIQICSQFPFAGVFFLYPTENNMLLQQVGWSKPVIHIYDKGVHNNADILELDGFRVGTIIGEYLIKLGHERIAFITSTFETKQVTRIRRLEGLRSVYKAHDLNPIQSVMACSPELELAEAKVVPEGYELGYLMAKRLIERNEDVTAFVAVNDMIAIGVMDAIIDAGKRIPDDYSVCGCDNTSVSKYKGISLTSVESYARQSGREAVDILVRKIEGGNHLSELEDSPDGITRVEYFPKLIIRKSTGPREKKNSTQLKND
- a CDS encoding sn-glycerol-1-phosphate dehydrogenase, encoding MKMPKKPMELNAYLDQRFTCDCGKEHYAALSAVRMGKDTLNDLPNLVKAMGFKSLYLISDPITYGIAGEKCVKILRDAGIQHKIIQLSHLGFDEATLGELAINMPMDCDLMVAVGTGTINDMTRYFSFKMGRPFFTVATAAPMDGFASSIAAIQVNHLKTTFDAHTPTAIIGDTEILKGAPYRMIAAGLGDLLGKFTCLCDWKLAKVINGEHYCNNIVELVESCVQKVLTSADKATERDPETLGNIMEGLVLAGVAMSLYGNSRPASGCEHHMSHYWEMIFEQAGKRPVPHGTQVGVGTVLILKLVEKLRKADVDFDAARVAAKSYEQAAWEDAIHTAYGPAAEGVIAMEAKAQKNETTARLARIDTIEAHWDEIMALLSGLPSSEEIMGILRSLNSPCLPSEIGVEDDLLRQTFLYCKEVRARYTILQMVWDLGLLDTLSDEVIAELEHIVICNN
- a CDS encoding polymorphic toxin type 44 domain-containing protein, coding for MEDAIVIAFRDRYGYVVGTEDYFSALNKGILSGLMADDRKYNYREALRKSADRIHHILDEIDADLLFGYVGKLFGYHDEFLSAGAGAYQIKEGTWDWSFWPTYFDDPYDNKMIRKGIEYYNKTH
- a CDS encoding DUF5412 family protein, coding for MKRLLCDKAKIKRLRTTALLLLFIAFCFYFFSAQRYRGEELIGTYPSPNGTYILTTYLNNARSLTVDFAVLGRVKNTRTHLSKNVYFKYHCSVADVRWPDDTTVVINDVVINVGKDVYNDDGYEVKHW